TCTGCCTCCTGGATATAGTGAAGGAAGAAGACTTTCCCATGCCCCAGAGCATCTCTGgacctccctgccctgctttcACTCTCTTTTCTCCAAAGCAAGTGCCTTGGGCCTTGGCACTTCTGCTACCACTCCAGCAGCtcactcttctttctctttgtccTCAGACCTGGCCCAAGGGCACCTGCAGCTGGGACACCTGGGCAGGGACTTCCGAGCAGACACCAGCCCCATCTCCCCCCCAGAGGCAGAAAGCCAGTCCCCGATGGCTGTGCGCTACCGCAACAACGACCAGCGCCGCTTCTCCATGGAGGCAAGTACCGCTgcaggctggagcaggcagaAGGGACGCGGCAGGTTCTGGTTGTCACCCGCCTGCTGCCTGGAAGAGCCAGTGTTTGATTTGTGGGGACCTGGCAGTCTCAGACATGAGGCCTGCCATCCTCTTGGGTGCACTCAGCGTGACTCCCATGGTACCTGACAAATCCCAGTGCGCATCCCCATGCAcaccccttcccttttcctttgacTAAGGGTCTAAGGGTCCCACAGATGCTGCACCCATTGCTTTGGCATTAGTATCAGCTCTGGTTAGAGAGCTCTTCCCCTTGAATGTCTCTGGACAGTCCTCCTTTCATCAGATGCATTCATCACCCACTCTTCTGGCCCCCTCTGCAGGATGTCAGCAAGCGTCTCTCCCTGCCCATGGACATCCGCCTGCCCCCGGAGTTCTTGCAGAAGCTGCAGATGGAGAGCCCGGAGTTCCCCAAGCCCCTCAGCAGGATGTCCCGACGGGCTTCCCTCGTAAGTCTCACTGTGCAGAGCGAGCAGTGCCGGGCACAGCATCTTGCTTCATGCGTACAAGTCCCAGCCGGCAGATGCCGATGCTGATTGCCACCCGCCCATGCAGTTGTGCCCTGCTGTGCAACCCCCTTGTGCCCACCGCGTGTCGTGGAGATAGACACGGGCACATCCCTACCCATGCAAGTGCACGCTCCCAGCAGCACACGTTCTCCCCACCTTGCATATATGCATCTCTTCCCCGTGCACATCTGCGTACTGCGCTGCAAATCCCCAGGCCTGCACATTCCTTCACTCACCCCTGCACATACCTGACTTTCCTCTTGGCCTGGCTCCTTCCAAAAGAAGGAGATGGAAAGCCTCCTGCGGTTCAGCAAGAGCTGGAGCCTCTGCTACTTGAAATGCAAATGCTGATAAATAATGAATTAGCCTTTGCATTAGTTggcatttcagtttctttacTGCAGCGCATCAGCATATGTAGGAGCAAAAACCCGGTGCCCTGTTTACAAACGTGCAAGCATGTGTCCTGCTGCCCAGGAGTGCTCAGTGCTATACAGATACAACAGCGAGGTCTCAGCAGGCGTCTTCAGATCTGGCATGCCTTttcagggggagggaggagaaaaggagagttTGCATTTACCTGCCTGTTCTATCTAATCAATAAAATAGACACAGCCAGAGCAACGTACCATTAATATTCATGATCCTCTCCATGAATAAGGCATGCTCCTGCAACACTTGCAGTATGGCTCTGGGGGGTGTACAGCGCCTCACATTGCAGCAGCCACTTCATTTCCCTGCTCAGGACACATCTGTTCCCAGGGTACGCAGAGGGTTTGGGAAAGCCAGTAAAAAAACCACTGTTTCCCTGGGATTTGCTTGTTCAAATCCAGCCTGTgtgagcaggaaagcagcttcCCTGCTGCCAGTGTCAGCTTGTGAGAGCTTGGTGGTCTGGTCAGCGACTTGCAAGGAAAAAGCTGACCCATGGGACAGATCTGGTGAGCAGGGGAGGCTGCAAGAGCACCCCAGACCGagggctgctgctttttcaggcAGAGCTGTGGGCACAGTGCAGGGGCTCCTTCAGTGCCTCCCCCAGGGGATGCTCTCTGCACAGCCCTTGTCTTTGCCTGCTGATTGACAGCTGTCCATCCAGCTCCATCTGCTGATGGCGAGTGGCATGGCATGAGCCCTTGGCTCAGGAGAGGGGACAGCGCTGCTGAGCTGGGGGGCCATTAGCTGGGCTGGGATTACACTGATGCAAGCATATTCAGTAGGAGAATGACACTGGTTTATTAATCTTAAGGAGCAATGGTTTGCCCTGGGCCTTGGGCCCGGTTGTGCTGGGAACCATCCCTTGCCCTGGCACACAGATAATCTAAACTAACTGAGGAGATATCTCTGTCCCCACAATAAACTGCCGTTTCAGGGGTCTGCTAGGAGTGACACCTAAATCTGCAGCCTTGCAGTGTGTGCCCTTCTTTCACTGGGCACGCAAGAGCAGGTCTCAGCAATACATTAAAGAGTTACTGTTCCAAATGGGAAAATGTCCCTTCCACGCTTGATTTGAACAGCACGCAGGGAAATGAACGGAGTCCAGTAGAGACCAGGACATAGGAGAGCACTCAGGAAAAGGGCTGGGCATCGGCAGCAGGATCCCACGAGGCTTCTCCGATAAAAAGTTCATCGGCTCTTTGCAAATCACCGCTCCTGTTTGACTCAGCCGCTGCTGGTGGCGTGTCAGGGTGGTGGGTGAGAGGAGAAGGGAATGGCAGGGGTGGCAGCGGGAAGGGGCGGTCGTGCAGCCTGCGGCCGCCCTGGGGTACGGGATGCAGGTGCCATCCGTTTTGCTTAAGCAGCCAGTCGGTTGTGAAGGTTTTCTGATTGATTGCCTGGTCGCCTGCACAGCTCCTCCGGGGAAGTAATGGGCTTTATGTACTTAGATCAGCTGGGCTTCTGCATGAAAACACCTGCTTTGATTAATCTGCCCCCAAAGCTGTTACTGTCCAGTGTCCTTGACCTTCCCCCCAGAGGTGAAGCCATTCCTGGATGAGATTCCTCCCAgtgatgttttcctttctctcttacAGTCAGATATTGGGTTTGGGAAGCTGGAAACCTATGTTAAACTGGACAAACTGGGAGAGGTGAGTAGTGTATGAAACCCCTGTAAGGATTTAAATTACATTAGAAGGGCAGCTTGAAGTGCAAAGGGCAGACTGTAGCCAAGTTTCTTCAATATCTAGTAATTTGTAGACCGAGTCTTTCTGTGGACTTCAGACTTGGCCCTGTAGATTCAAATGATCCTTCCTCCAGATGTTATAGAGTATATCGGTGCTGTGCCACCCTGGTAAATGGTCTGCATGgcttgtattttttctcttccccacccaGGGCACTTACGCCACCGTCTTCAAGGGACGCAGCAAGCTGACCGAAAACCTCGTTGCCCTGAAGGAAATCCGCCTGGAGCACGAGGAAGGGGCACCTTGCACGGCCATACGGGAGGgtgagggcaggaggggtgTTTCCCCATCACAGCCTGTCATGACCAACGCCAGGTCCCAGGCGGATTTGGGgcaaggggggtgggggtgggtgcaGGTGGATGTGTGTACCTGCAGTCCCACCAGCGTGCTGCCCAGATCCTGCTGCCCCAACCTGCCGTCTCCTCTCCTTGCAGTGTCGCTGCTAAAGAACCTGAAACATGCCAACATCGTGACCCTGCACGACATCATCCACACGGAGCGCTCCCTCACCCTCGTCTTCGAGTACCTGGTGGGTCTGGGGGGGCTTTCTGCAGGAACCGGGTGGGTGGCTGCCTTTCTGCGGGTGGATGATGGGGGCCgagggaaggagaggctgaTGTGTGCTTCCTGTTTCAGGACAACGACCTCAAACAGTACCTCGATAACTGTGGGAACCTGATGAGCGTGCACAACGTGAAGGTGAGACCGTGTTGCCTGGGACCCTGtatccctgcctccccccgcaTGGGGAGCTCACCCTGAGTGCAGTCCAGGGTGTTGCAGGGCTGGGTGAGGCTGGATACCCCTTCTCTCTTCCGTTCAGCCTTTTCACTCTTGTTTGACCTTTTCCAGCCTGCTCTGATGCTCCACCAGCTTTTCTCAAGTCACTGCCACACTAAATAAAATTACTGGGCACGCAGACTTTTTTCAGCCCCTTTTCTGGATTGCTGGTGATGGGCCTGAACACGTCTACAGTGTGTCTCACCCCAGGCCAGCTTCGAGGGGTCTTTCCTGGCCATAAGTTTGAGAGCCCTTGAGACAGACTCATTTTTGGTGCCCGTGTCCCATTGCTAAATGccagccccttctcctccctgcagaTATTCATGTTCCAGCTGCTGCGTGGTCTGGCTTACTGTCATGGGAGAAAGATCTTGCACCGAGACCTGAAACCCCAGAACCTGCTCATCAATGAGAGAGGAGAGCTCAAGCTGGCTGACTTTGGTAGGTGGGCCTCTCTGGGGAAGATGCAGCATTGCTAGAAGGTGCAGCTCCTTGATGCCCATCCCTTTCATCCTCAGGACTAGCCAGAGCCAAGTCAGTCCCTACGAAAACATATTCCAATGAGGTGGTTACCCTGTGGTACCGGCCCCCCGATGTCCTGCTGGGATCTACCGAGTATTCCACACCTATCGACCTGTGGTGAGCCAGAGCCCCAAACCAAGCTTCCCAGGGTCTCCGAGACATTTCCATCCGCCTGCCAGTGCAGCACCATTGGTTACACCAGGGGGTGGCGGGCTCTCCCAGAGGccatgctgttttctgtgtccCCTGGGGCTCGGGGTCTTTGGAGCACACTGTCCACATCAGGGGCGAACAGTTACCTGTAACAGAGAAGGGACACAGCTCCTGGAGCTCATTTCCCTCTCCAGGAACCTCAGCCCTGGCCCAAGGGGTGGTGGGGTGCACAGGGCTTCTCCCTCACTAATCCCagagcttctgctgctgctctagGGGTGTTGGGTGCATCCACTACGAGATGGTCACCGGACGGCCCATGTTCCCCGGCTCCACGGTGAAAGAAGAGCTGCACTTGATCTTCAGGCTGCTGGGTGAGTCTTCTGCTGTCTCCCAGATCCCCACGCGAGGGCAGTGGCTGACTGCAAGAGCGGTGACAAAGCGCAGCCTCAGGCGCCAGGAGGGAGCCCGCTGGCAAAGCCTCGCAGCGGCGTGGGCAGgcgtgggcaggggctgcccgcAGCCCCCCTCCAGGCTTGCCGTCCGCAGAGGTGTGAGGGCGAGGAGCTGCTCACCGGCTGCCCTGTGGGATGcgcaggtggatcccagcctgctGGGGAAATTCGTGCCCTCTCTCCCGCGCAGGACGCTGGCACTCGGCCGCATGAGGCTCTTCTCTCTGCACCGAATGAGCATGACagctttccctctctccctctcccaggaACCCCAACAGAAGACACCTGGCCTGGAATAACATCCAACGAGGAGTTTAAGGCTTACAATTTCACACAGTACCGAGCCCAGCCGTTAATAAATCACGCCCCAAGGTACCtccttgagcagggacacatAAGGCATGGTGGGCTCGCGCTGGTTGCAAATGGGAGCCTGGGGAGACTGGTTTCATTTCCTCCTCGTGGTGCTGGCAGCTTCTGAATGCAATTGTGCACTGGAGATCCCAGCTGCCACTTGGCCCCTGCACTGGTGATTGCAATGTCTCCTGGGTGCGATAATgctccaggtttttttttttatttcctccttctctcagGCTGGACTCAGAAGGCATTGACTTGCTGATGAACCTCCTTCTGGTGAGTGGTAGAGCAGTCCAGGTGGATGGCAAAGGGATTTGCTGAAGTGAAGGCACTCTGGCTGCCCTCACACTGATTTTGGAgccaggcaggagaggagctgtgACTGCAGAATAAGCCATGGCCCTGCAGCTGTGGCGTTGTAGATGCTATCCCAAACCACCTCCCATTAAGGACCGTGACCATCCTTCACCCTGTGTTCTCTCACATAAGTGAGAGGACACAAATCTGATGATCCATAAGGTACGACATGGCCGGTGCACTCCTCTGGTCACACAGTGTGTGCTGTCTGTCCCTTGTGCACATACAAATGGCACTGGTAATTGCCTGCACACCCCCATGGTGGGCACAGTGGTTGGACACACTGTCACCCATGCAGCCTATGAAATTGCTTGGGCACTTACGTGTGCATAGGTGCACAAATGTGCACCCAACCCAGCCTGTATGGGGCCTCCGCGCCCACTGACTGCCACCTCGCACGTGCAGACCGTATGTAATCGCCTCTCTCTGGGGCTTTGCGCAGTACGAAGCCAAAGGCCGGATTTCAGCGGAGGCAGCCCTGCGGCACGCTTACTTCAAGAGCCTGGGAGAGCGGGTGCATCTGCTGCCTGACAGTAAGTGCACGCTGTCCCCTTGCCCGGGGGATGTGGAGCAAAGAGCTGCTGTGCAAGCCGCGGGCGGTGGTTTGCAACCAGGTCTCTTCAGATGCCTCTTGTCTTTGCTCCCTCAGAGGTACTCCTGCAGCAGAGCGGGGTGGGAGCTTGGTGGCTGCGAGAGCAGGAAACAATTTGGGTGGGACAATGTGGAGTAGGAGTGTGAGAGAAAAGCTCGGAGGAGGTGCGGTGCTGCACTTGGGCACTGCCGTCCCTCCTGGCTCCGGGTTTGCAGACCGCTGCTGGCTCAGCCGGCTGGACTGACGCCTGCCTCTCTGCCCCCTCTGCCTAGATGTCTCCATCTTCTCCCTGAAGGAGATCCAGCTTCAAAAGGACCCTGGCTACCGAGGTTCAGCCTTTCAGCAGTCAGGTAGGACTGGGGAAAACCATGCTGACCTCTCGCAGCTGGTGCCACGGAGTGCACTGGCCCTGGGGTTACTCCCAGTGGGTCCCGCATAGGAAAAAGCCAAACCTGAACCCTGCTCCCTGCTTTAGTCCACAAATTACCCCTGGGGCATCCTTCCTTGTCACCTACCGTGGTACTAAAGTCACATCTAGGTGCCCTGAGGTGCAGCTCCCTCTTCTGAATGCTGAGGGCTTGTAACCTAACTCAGAGCACGGCAGGGCTCAGCTTCTCTGTGATGTGCCATTCACCATCTGACCTCTCTGacccatctctctctctcttcctcagcCCGAGGGAAGAACAGGAGGCAGAGTATATTTTAAACTTGGATCTCGCGTTCCCCTTGTCACCATGGAGATCAAAGCACTGAGAAAGTTGATGGCAACATGCTCCCACCTGACCCACTGCAGAATTACTGACTCGAGCAGGACACTGCTGAAGCGCCCTTGGCCGCAGgctctcccctgcctgtcccctcaACCACAGCACCTAGCAGCTGCTGTTGATGGACCTGTggcctttttcccctcttatttTCACGTTGCCCCCATCAGACGTGAGCCGCCACCCTCTGTGCCGGTGCTCTAGCGAGGAGCTGCCCTGGGCATTGCCTGGAGCACAGGATCGTGTGCTGCCCCAGGGGACCGCTCGCTGCCCTCGGGAGGTTTTGTGAGCAGAGGGTGGTATCTCCAAAGCTGGGCTATGGATCATAGCATTCGGCCCAAGaaggcatttctaaaaacataCCTTTGCTCAGACAACCTGCTCTGTACCCCCTATTTCTTGGGGAGACACTTTGCAGCCACGTTACGGGTTGGGGGTATAACCCAGCCTGGCACTGGAGAGACTGCACCTGAAGCACAAAAACCAGGGCGGCCCTCCCTTTTTTGCCCTTGCCTCTGCCTACATAAcccctttttctctccccatctttGGTACCTGAATCCTGACAAGGATggggcagctgggaggagggggcttcccattttttcccccaccacctccccctCCTTGCCACCATTGTGTTTCCAAATTCAGTCGGctggctgctccccagggatgtCCTGAGCTGAGAGCAAGGGCTGGCTTAGCCCGCCTGGGGTGCAGGTACTTGCTGGTAAAGCTGTGCAGAAGAGGGGCCGAATGAGCATCGGCTCCAACCTGCCTCCTGTTGCTGCGCCGAGCCCTTCAGCCAGCCTTTCCCAGGTACTGATGGAGAAGCCCCTTTCCCATCGCTGAGCCggctgccccccagcccatGGCCCTCTCTGCCATCATCACAAGGGGCAGGATGCAGCTCCCAGCTGGCATCTCAGGAGCGCATCTCCCCCCCCGTCCCGTCGCTGAGCCCCACACGACGTGGCAGAGCCTGAGCCGCGCAGCCTCTCCCTACCAAAGTGTTGCACACACCCACCTCAGTGCATTTCTACccagaggaagggggagaggtgCCAAACCTCCCACAGCTCAGCTGTGGCGACCAGAAATAAACCCGGAGAGAAGTAAATCATCCCTCAAACCTCATCGCCTGGCCTCTATGTTTGTAGCCAACGCCAGATCATACCAGCCCTGGCTCAGATCGATGCCGTGGGACTGAGATGCATGCTTCAATTTGAGCGTGCTTGGCTGGCCGAGGACTGCTCCTGGTGCGTTTTTCCCTCCGTACACGTCAGGAACATGCCAAATCCATCCTTTGCAAAGAGGCCCTGCTGCACCTCTCCCCCACAGCCTGCAAACAGCCTGAAACATCTTCAAGTGTGTGAGTTGCAAGAATTCTGTCTATGGTATAATATTAGCATCCTTTTCTTGGCTGTCCCGAATGACTAGTCCTCTCGCCCACTGGTCCTACAGCCCACAGGTGTGGCCAGGAGACTCTGGACTTGGCAGGCGCTGGGACTGTCGCCTGGCACTGGGACTGGCAGGACACGCTGATGTCTTAACCCATCACGCTCCCAGTCTGGGAGGCATTGCTCAGGGGCCAGTAACGCTCCATGCCGCTGTTTCGCCATCAAGCCAGGAGCGAGgactctgttttctgctttgctgtgcGGGATTTCTTCTGTGATCCTAAGAAAATACAATGCATGAGGATAAATGAGGAGACCCTGGAGCTCCCCAAAGCTTCTGGGGtgacgtgttcctgtgccagTGCTCGATGCCATGCGCCCTCTGAGCTTCCCCCATCAGACCAAAGCTGTTAATTCGGGTTTGTCCTAGACAAGCATCCAGACGTCTGCATTGTTTGAGGTTTGCCCATCCCTGCTCAGTTCCCTTCTCGGtatgtccagcatacagcagGCTGAATAGTTCATTAATTGTTTCCATTTGATAGGGAAGAGCATGAACAGGCATCAGCCACCAGTGACGCATTTCACCCTGATGGCAGGGTAGTGTTTTGCCTGATTTCCTacacccagctcctgctgcgTGGGGCTTTTCGGTAGGGAGGTTCACAAAGGGAGGTGTTGGCTGGGCTCTCACACTgtcatcttttcttttacaaaggCATTTTATACAGGAATTTCCTTGGCATGGCAGGGATCTGTGGTGCAGACTTGCACTTCCCAGGGCAGCCAGCTCCCGTCAGGAATTAGCAGCTCAGCAGGCGGCCCAGCTCACGGACGCAGCGTCTCCTCTGCCCCTGCGGCAGCGCCTTCAGGTACAGGGGGCGAAGAGCGCCGGCGTGCCCGGGGGGGGCAGAGCCCCCGCTGCGGCCTGTGAGCACAGATtggagcaggggagcagaaACCCAACCCCACCCACTCTGGGGAAGCTCGTTCAGGATGTGTTTGACCCGTCTCTGTGCAGTTCTCGTGCTTGGTGTTGCATCCCCCCGCGCTGCCGTTGCCTTGGGCATACAGCTtgctggggcagagggtgcCCAGCTGAGCCGTCCCGCTTTCACACTGGGAAGAGGGAGGCAGACCACTCCACACTGCCAGAGCCCTGTTGTCTCAGCTCTCTCCCTGTGAGAGAGGTATTCCTGCTGAAGGTCAAGGTCACCTACGGAAACTGCTGGGGAGAAATGTTGGGGAAAAGACCTAGCAATGACCGTGTAGACAGGACTGCTTTACCCGGGATCAGATAGCAAAGACAAAGGGCCTGTTAGCTGCTGTTTATTCTTTCGTAGCCTTTGCCTTTCCTCTTACAAATCCTCCCCAAAGGAGACACTATTATTTATTATCCCTGTGCACTATTAACAGCCTGAATCTAAGATAACCCTTTTTGTTCTACCGCATTTAGTGGATATTTGTTCCTATTCGGGAGGGCGATAGAGTGTGTAAATATTTGGTGCCCCGCTGAGCAAGGTTTGATGTATAAGCTCCCATCGCTGCTGCACTTGCACGTGTCGGCTGGCAGAGCCCCGAGCGTCTGATCTCCCACGGCATGCTGCACGCCAAAGCCTTCCCGGCTGCGAAGAAAAGGAGCAGCAGGTTGGCCAGGATTCGAGCCCGGAGCCAAATCCCCCTTCTTCATCCCCTTTACAGTGTGACGGTTTCCCTGAGGACCGCGGGGTGTGGCTGGGTTTATGAGGACCACGATCCCTTGGATGCTCCAGTTAATAAAAGCCCCGAGCAGAGCGGTGCCCCGCTCCTCCCTGCTCGCAAGGGGAGGAAATCTGCA
The sequence above is a segment of the Phalacrocorax aristotelis chromosome 21, bGulAri2.1, whole genome shotgun sequence genome. Coding sequences within it:
- the CDK18 gene encoding cyclin-dependent kinase 18 isoform X2, which translates into the protein MNKMKNFKRRFSLSVPRTETIEESLTEFTEQFNQLNNRRNEDLAQGHLQLGHLGRDFRADTSPISPPEAESQSPMAVRYRNNDQRRFSMEDVSKRLSLPMDIRLPPEFLQKLQMESPEFPKPLSRMSRRASLSDIGFGKLETYVKLDKLGEGTYATVFKGRSKLTENLVALKEIRLEHEEGAPCTAIREVSLLKNLKHANIVTLHDIIHTERSLTLVFEYLDNDLKQYLDNCGNLMSVHNVKIFMFQLLRGLAYCHGRKILHRDLKPQNLLINERGELKLADFGLARAKSVPTKTYSNEVVTLWYRPPDVLLGSTEYSTPIDLWGVGCIHYEMVTGRPMFPGSTVKEELHLIFRLLGTPTEDTWPGITSNEEFKAYNFTQYRAQPLINHAPRLDSEGIDLLMNLLLYEAKGRISAEAALRHAYFKSLGERVHLLPDNVSIFSLKEIQLQKDPGYRGSAFQQSARGKNRRQSIF
- the CDK18 gene encoding cyclin-dependent kinase 18 isoform X1, producing the protein MRTLEGPKSLPSPVHSSLGSSCGFSLPLLCAGAWEGAHELAKTDLLLAGGEGCLAHGLRWALPSLAPQGKMNKMKNFKRRFSLSVPRTETIEESLTEFTEQFNQLNNRRNEDLAQGHLQLGHLGRDFRADTSPISPPEAESQSPMAVRYRNNDQRRFSMEDVSKRLSLPMDIRLPPEFLQKLQMESPEFPKPLSRMSRRASLSDIGFGKLETYVKLDKLGEGTYATVFKGRSKLTENLVALKEIRLEHEEGAPCTAIREVSLLKNLKHANIVTLHDIIHTERSLTLVFEYLDNDLKQYLDNCGNLMSVHNVKIFMFQLLRGLAYCHGRKILHRDLKPQNLLINERGELKLADFGLARAKSVPTKTYSNEVVTLWYRPPDVLLGSTEYSTPIDLWGVGCIHYEMVTGRPMFPGSTVKEELHLIFRLLGTPTEDTWPGITSNEEFKAYNFTQYRAQPLINHAPRLDSEGIDLLMNLLLYEAKGRISAEAALRHAYFKSLGERVHLLPDNVSIFSLKEIQLQKDPGYRGSAFQQSARGKNRRQSIF